From the Thermococcus guaymasensis DSM 11113 genome, one window contains:
- a CDS encoding V-type ATP synthase subunit C, with amino-acid sequence MGAESAVTVILDTTLGVVFTWVGWKTVKMLRKYTPYSYPNARINAMEVKLLSEQRFNELAESRTLQNFIVSLEDTDYKVHLSGVAEDPVEIERAFERALASTYLLMEEILPKRVKGFFRLLLEEWDVRNIASVVKAKVRDEPAIDYVVEVGTIVPKVKAIAEAKTMEEILVILEGTPYEKHCQRLFLGEISVDQFETELYKDYYSRLLDYATSRKEEERIILEEFVRTKIDIRNIVTLLRAKRAGLPGKAIREHLIPGGSVDLDTVLNIDDLNMVLAELDSTKYGKVLKENKERIEKDITVVESVLWNYLLRRVKDLERFYPLSIATPLSYILKKEREIKKLKAMAKLIADDVEPEKIKEIIGEELA; translated from the coding sequence ATGGGAGCCGAGAGTGCGGTAACAGTCATCCTTGATACAACCTTGGGTGTGGTCTTCACATGGGTTGGCTGGAAAACGGTTAAGATGCTCAGGAAGTACACCCCCTACTCCTACCCCAATGCCAGGATCAATGCAATGGAAGTCAAATTGCTGAGTGAGCAGAGGTTCAACGAGCTGGCCGAGAGCAGAACACTCCAGAACTTCATCGTGAGCCTTGAGGACACTGACTACAAGGTTCATCTCTCAGGCGTTGCAGAGGATCCCGTTGAGATCGAGAGGGCCTTCGAAAGGGCGCTGGCTTCAACTTACCTCCTAATGGAGGAGATACTCCCCAAGAGGGTCAAGGGATTCTTCCGGCTCCTCCTTGAGGAATGGGACGTCAGGAACATAGCGAGCGTCGTTAAGGCCAAGGTCAGAGACGAGCCAGCAATTGATTACGTGGTGGAGGTCGGAACCATCGTTCCAAAGGTCAAGGCCATTGCAGAGGCAAAGACGATGGAAGAGATCCTCGTCATCCTTGAGGGCACGCCCTATGAGAAGCACTGTCAGAGGCTCTTCCTCGGCGAGATAAGCGTTGATCAGTTTGAGACAGAGCTCTACAAGGACTACTACTCCCGCTTACTAGACTACGCCACATCAAGGAAAGAAGAAGAGAGGATAATCTTGGAAGAGTTCGTCAGGACGAAGATAGACATAAGGAACATCGTTACACTGTTGAGAGCAAAGAGGGCAGGGCTTCCTGGAAAAGCCATTAGGGAACACCTCATCCCCGGCGGCAGCGTGGATCTTGACACCGTCTTGAACATCGATGACCTCAACATGGTTCTGGCGGAGCTCGATTCGACCAAGTACGGCAAAGTCCTGAAGGAAAACAAAGAGAGGATCGAGAAAGACATCACGGTCGTTGAGTCAGTGCTCTGGAACTATCTCCTGCGTAGAGTGAAGGATCTGGAGAGGTTCTATCCGCTCAGCATTGCAACGCCCCTGAGCTACATCCTGAAGAAAGAGCGGGAGATAAAGAAGCTGAAGGCGATGGCCAAGCTCATCGCGGACGATGTCGAGCCTGAGAAAATCAAAGAAATAATCGGGGAGGAGTTGGCATGA
- a CDS encoding V-type ATP synthase subunit I → MFRPAEMLKVDLITLERYKDKLLTYLHEAGVVEIREVDVKIAQRDAPNEFYRKAASYAITISRMADFLRNYFPEKSGGLKEFISPKEPEKKEYHYRGIEELIRDTERFLEEVEPRIKAVESKMSSINSEIEEIKADIKTLEMLSSFNIDISYLKHSGTVMVLAGTVEKTKFPVLKEELSSALEGRVALVYRELKDTVVLAVVFLSEDYDKANPILAKHSFERFEIPEGEGTPSQLLKDYQAMLSEKLNELENVKREASEIARKYYRDVLFYLELVENERDKAGALNLLARTNMTFALTGWVPEEDAKRVEEGIKKVTEGKVYLSIRKPRAEELEEAPVKLKNPRWARPFEMITEMYGVPKHDEIDPTPIVAFTYSFFFGFMLTDFFYGLIVGIIAALLVKGHKKFNDGTYKFAYTLLWSSVFTMLMGALFGSYFGNAGDILLQYITGNPNAHFPRIADPLGQPMIVLMMALAIGLAHLFMGYTTGFILKWKNGDVKGAVFEQLPWMLIIIAIVLLATRNASLAMPAKALFGVGLVLFVIGEIASNGGLAALMLISDFFGFVGNWLSYARLMALALATSGIAMVINLLAKMVWGIKISVVPIGVVVGLIIFLGGQLFSIAINALGAFVHSLRLHYVEFFGTFYSGDGKPFEPFRARRVFSKLKLESGTE, encoded by the coding sequence ATGTTCCGGCCGGCAGAGATGCTTAAAGTTGATCTCATAACTCTAGAAAGATACAAGGACAAGTTACTCACGTACCTCCACGAGGCCGGTGTTGTGGAGATTCGGGAAGTGGACGTCAAGATAGCTCAGAGGGACGCCCCCAACGAGTTCTACCGCAAGGCCGCTTCCTATGCGATTACAATATCGAGAATGGCCGATTTTCTCAGGAACTATTTCCCCGAGAAGAGCGGGGGACTCAAGGAGTTTATATCTCCCAAAGAGCCTGAAAAAAAGGAGTACCACTACAGGGGCATAGAAGAGCTCATAAGGGATACAGAAAGGTTCCTTGAGGAAGTTGAGCCCCGTATCAAGGCCGTAGAAAGCAAGATGAGCTCAATAAACTCTGAAATAGAGGAAATCAAGGCCGACATAAAGACCCTTGAAATGCTCTCATCGTTTAACATTGATATCTCTTATCTCAAGCACAGCGGAACTGTTATGGTTCTTGCTGGCACAGTCGAAAAAACTAAGTTCCCGGTTCTTAAAGAGGAGCTGTCTTCCGCCCTTGAGGGCAGAGTTGCCCTCGTTTACAGGGAGCTTAAGGACACCGTGGTTCTTGCGGTGGTGTTCCTGTCCGAAGACTATGACAAAGCCAATCCCATCCTTGCGAAGCACTCATTCGAGAGGTTTGAGATCCCCGAGGGGGAGGGAACCCCTTCCCAGCTCCTCAAGGATTACCAGGCAATGCTCTCTGAAAAGCTCAACGAGCTTGAGAACGTCAAAAGAGAGGCCAGTGAAATAGCTAGGAAGTATTACAGGGATGTCCTTTTCTACCTTGAGCTCGTTGAGAACGAGCGCGACAAGGCCGGTGCCCTTAACCTCCTTGCCAGAACCAACATGACGTTCGCCCTAACCGGCTGGGTTCCAGAAGAAGACGCAAAAAGGGTGGAGGAGGGCATCAAAAAGGTAACTGAGGGCAAGGTCTACCTTTCCATCAGGAAGCCTAGGGCGGAGGAGCTTGAGGAGGCTCCTGTAAAGCTCAAGAACCCCCGCTGGGCCAGGCCGTTTGAAATGATCACCGAGATGTACGGTGTGCCGAAGCACGACGAGATAGACCCAACGCCAATTGTAGCCTTCACCTACTCGTTCTTCTTCGGTTTTATGCTCACCGACTTCTTCTATGGTCTTATCGTCGGAATAATCGCGGCGTTGCTCGTCAAGGGTCACAAGAAGTTCAACGACGGAACCTACAAGTTTGCTTACACCCTTCTCTGGAGCTCGGTCTTCACGATGCTCATGGGAGCCCTCTTCGGCAGTTACTTCGGCAACGCGGGGGATATACTCCTCCAGTACATCACCGGCAACCCGAACGCCCACTTCCCGCGCATAGCTGACCCGCTCGGACAGCCGATGATCGTGCTGATGATGGCCCTCGCCATAGGTTTGGCTCACCTCTTCATGGGTTACACCACGGGCTTTATCCTCAAGTGGAAGAACGGCGACGTCAAGGGTGCAGTGTTTGAACAGCTTCCATGGATGCTAATTATAATCGCCATAGTCCTCCTTGCAACTAGGAATGCCTCACTGGCAATGCCCGCCAAGGCCCTCTTCGGAGTCGGTCTAGTACTCTTCGTGATAGGGGAGATAGCCAGCAACGGCGGACTCGCGGCCCTGATGTTAATCTCGGACTTCTTTGGCTTCGTGGGCAACTGGCTCAGCTACGCCCGTTTGATGGCTTTAGCCCTTGCAACCAGCGGAATAGCGATGGTCATCAACCTCTTGGCGAAAATGGTGTGGGGAATCAAGATAAGCGTCGTTCCCATTGGGGTTGTTGTAGGTTTAATTATCTTCCTCGGAGGACAGTTGTTTTCAATAGCAATAAACGCCCTCGGTGCTTTCGTTCACTCTCTCCGCCTTCACTATGTTGAATTTTTCGGGACGTTTTATTCCGGTGATGGAAAGCCCTTCGAGCCTTTCAGGGCAAGGAGGGTGTTTTCAAAACTTAAGCTTGAAAGTGGAACCGAATGA
- a CDS encoding V-type ATP synthase subunit E, whose protein sequence is MDGAELIIQEINRAAEQKIQYILSEAREEAEKLKEEARKRAQAQAEWILRKAKTRAAIEKQRIIANAKLEVRKKKLAVQEELIGEVLSAMKEKLAALPEDEYFEVLVGLAKEAVGELGIEKIIVRSNEKTLRLIESRINEFSERVGADVSAGEPIECIGGVLVESPDGTIKVDNTFDGRIERLESELRAAIAKALFG, encoded by the coding sequence ATGGATGGTGCAGAACTCATAATTCAGGAGATAAACAGGGCGGCGGAGCAGAAGATTCAGTATATCCTCAGTGAGGCAAGGGAAGAGGCTGAGAAGCTCAAGGAAGAGGCCCGAAAAAGAGCTCAGGCCCAGGCTGAGTGGATACTCAGAAAAGCCAAAACCCGTGCTGCGATAGAGAAGCAGAGGATAATAGCCAACGCAAAGCTTGAAGTCAGGAAGAAAAAGCTCGCCGTTCAGGAGGAGTTGATTGGGGAAGTCCTCTCTGCCATGAAGGAGAAGCTCGCAGCCCTTCCAGAGGATGAGTACTTTGAAGTCCTCGTTGGCCTTGCAAAGGAGGCCGTTGGAGAGCTTGGAATCGAGAAAATCATCGTCCGCTCCAACGAGAAAACCCTTAGACTCATAGAGTCCAGGATCAATGAGTTCTCAGAGAGAGTTGGCGCCGACGTTTCCGCGGGTGAACCCATCGAGTGCATCGGTGGGGTACTTGTCGAGAGCCCAGACGGTACCATTAAGGTGGATAATACCTTCGATGGGAGAATAGAGAGACTTGAGAGCGAGCTGAGGGCTGCCATTGCCAAGGCCCTCTTCGGGTGA
- a CDS encoding ATP synthase subunit K (produces ATP from ADP in the presence of a proton gradient across the membrane; the K subunit is a nonenzymatic component which binds the dimeric form by interacting with the G and E subunits) produces MDPIVYVSLGAALAAGIAGVASAFGIGIAGAAAAGAVAEDEKNFKNALILEGLPMTQSIYGLITLFLILLSAGIIGGGFKFTANTPENIVKSAILLGAGLTVGLTGLSAIPQGIIASAGIGAVAKNPKTFTQNVVFAAMAETTAIFGLVGALIMIATGVGF; encoded by the coding sequence ATGGATCCGATAGTTTACGTATCTCTTGGTGCGGCGCTCGCCGCCGGTATAGCGGGCGTCGCTTCGGCCTTTGGTATAGGTATAGCAGGTGCCGCGGCTGCAGGAGCGGTGGCAGAGGACGAGAAGAACTTCAAGAACGCGCTGATCCTTGAGGGTCTGCCAATGACCCAGAGCATCTACGGCCTCATTACGCTGTTCCTCATACTGCTCAGCGCGGGGATAATAGGCGGCGGCTTCAAGTTCACTGCCAACACCCCTGAAAACATCGTTAAGAGCGCCATACTCCTCGGTGCCGGCCTCACCGTTGGTCTCACCGGCCTCTCGGCCATACCGCAGGGTATAATCGCGAGCGCCGGTATCGGCGCCGTTGCCAAGAACCCGAAGACATTTACCCAGAACGTCGTCTTCGCCGCTATGGCAGAGACCACGGCAATATTCGGTCTCGTCGGTGCACTCATTATGATTGCCACCGGCGTTGGCTTCTGA